The genomic DNA GGTATAAAGAACGTCTATCACGTCTTTGGAGAGTTCGACTTCGTTGTGATCATAGAGGTCGATGGTCTCAGCACACTGAACCGACTGGTCGACACGATTCGCGAGATCGAGAACGTAACAGCAACACAGACCGTTGTTGGGGCAGAGCTTTAATGGATATAGCCGAGGAGCTGGCAAAGCAGCAGAGATCGATATCTGTTGCGGAATTCTTTGAGAAGAACCGCCAGATTCTTGGATTCGACTCCGCTCCGCGCGCCCTCATAACATGCGTCAAGGAGGCTGTCGACAACTCCCTTGACGCATGTGAGGATGCCGGCATACTTCCCGATATTTTTGTACAAATTAAACGCACCGGTGAGCTTTACCGTGTCATAGTCGAGGACAATGGGCCAGGCATCGTGCCATCTGAGATACCCAGAGTCTTCGCAATGCTGCTTTACGGCTCGAGATTTCATGTTCTCCGGCAGAGCAGGGGGCAGCAGGGCATAGGCATATCTGCAGCTGTCCTCTACTCACAGCTGACCTCAGGAAAGCCAGCGAGGATCACATCCAGGACATCGCCTGAGAGGCCAGCGAGATATGTGGAGGTTATGATCAATACGGCGAAGAACGAGCCGGAGATCATCAGAGAGAAGGATATCGACTGGGAGCGACCAAGGGGCACGCGGGTGGAGCTTGAAATCGAAGGATCGTATGTCCGGGGCAGGAGGCAGTCGGTTTACAGCTATCTGAAGAACGTAGCGATAGTGAACCCGCATGCAAGGATAACATTCGTGGAGCCGGATGGATCCACAGAGCGGTTTGAGAGGGCGACGGAGCTTCTTCCAAAGAGAGCATGTGAGATAAAGCCCCATCCTGCAGGAATAGAGCTCGGCGAGCTCACAAAGATGTTGAGATACACCGAGAGAAGAAAGCTCTCAAGCTTCCTGAAGGAATCGTTCACATCCATCGGCAACATCGCTGCTCAGGAGGTGATCCATAATTCAGGCCTTGATCCATCGATGGATCCCAGAAGCCTCAACTACGATCAGTCCAAGCGGCTTTTTGAGGCGCTCAGGCGCATAAAGATAAAGTCTCCCCCTGCCGACTGTCTCTCGCCGATAGGAGAGGATCTGATAAGATCCGGCCTGGCGAAGGAGTACAAGCTGGACTTCATCGCGACAGTCTCAAGGCCGGTCTCTGTATACTCCGGAAATCCCTTTGTGGTCGAGGCAGGAATCGGATTCGGCGGCGAACTCGAACGGAGTGGAAGAGTGGATATCCTGCGGTTCGCGAACCGTGTGCCTCTTATATACCAGCAGGGTGCATGCGCCATCACCCATGCGGTAGAAGGAGTCTCCTGGAAGAGCTATGGCCTGGACCAGCCAGGCGGGGGATTGCCGGTCGGGCCTGCTGTGATCCTGGTGCATGTAGCATCCACAAACATACCGTTTACATCCGAGTCAAAGGACGCAATAGCGGACATCCCTGAGATACTCACTGAGATAGATCTCGCGTTGAAGGAGATCGGCAGAAAGCTGAGGAGATTTCTCGCACTTCAGGAGACGCTTTCAGAGCGAAGGGAGAAGGAGGAGATCATAGGTAGGATTCTCCCAAGAATGGCAGACAAGCTCGCGGACATGCTCGGGCTCGAGAGGCCTGATATAAGCATGGTTGTGGCCAGGATCATGGGCAATATTCTGGTGAGAAGGGACATTAAGCAGGAGAATGGGCGTTTGAGGGTGTGTATAGAGATAGAGAACAACACCTCCGCGCAGAGAAGCTTCAAGCTGCACGAGATACTCCCTCTGGAGGCGGAGGAACTCGACCCACCTGCCAGAAGGGTTGATATGGGCGACCGCTACGACTACCAGTGGAGGATAGCGATCCGGTCCGGTGAGAGGATGGTCATCAGGTATACGATAAAAAACCACCTGCAGAGAATGCCGGAGGCTGTTGTCGAGGGGCTGGAGCCAGAGATTGTGACAGGAGCGAGGGTGCTGTCTGATGTCTGATCCGGAGAGCAGGCTTCTCAGTATAGCGAGATCTCTCTATGATCAGTTCAGGGAGGGCACTGTACCCCATCTCGTTCTTCCCACGAGGACGAAGAAGAATATCGAGTACAGCACGAAAGATGATGTGTGGGTTTATGGCGACCAGGAGAGCGTGAGAAGCGTCAAGACGATACGTGGTGCGAAGACGCTGCTCAAGACCGTGCATCTGGTGGATCTGCTAGTAAAAGAGCATCTAAGAGGAAATAGGGCATCAACGCTCAGGGAGATATACTACATCTCCGAGAACTGGGATCTTGCGAAGTTTGCAGAGCAGGCTGAGAGCGACCGCCTCATTGAAGATCTGGAGATAATCACAGGCCTGCAGCGAGAGGAATTTCATGTCAGGCCTGAGGAGGATGGCGCCGCTGTCTTCGGCCCTCTGAGAATCAGGGAGCGCACGCGGCGCGGCGAGCGTGAGATACACTGCCAGGAGGATATAGGGGAAGCGGGCTACCAGATACCGTTCAACGTTGATTTTGTTGAGTTCCTGGAGCATGATGCGAGAATGGTCATAGCAGTTGAGACAGGCGGAATGTATGCCAGGCTGATAGAGAACGGATTCGATGAGGAGTTCGATGCTATACTGGTGCACCTCAAAGGCCAGCCGGCACGGTCGACAAGACGCTTCATAAAGAGGCTCAACACGGAGCTCGGCCTGCCGGTGGCTGTCTTCACAGATGGAGATCCGTGGAGCTACAGGATATTCGCGAGCGTCGCATACGGCGCGATAAAGAGCGCGCATCTCTCCGAGCACCTGGCCACGCCGGATGCACGATTCCTCGGTGTACAGCCCACAGACATCGTTGAGTACAATCTATCCACAGACAAGCTCACAGACAGGGATCTTCATGCGCTAAGGGCAGAGCTCACAGACCCGAGGTTCGGCAGCGATTACTGGCAGATGCAGATACAGCTCCAGATAGACCTGAAGAAGAAGGCAGAGCAGCAGGCATTCGCCGGCAAGGGTCTGGACTTCGTCACGAAAAGATATCTTCCGGAGAGGCTCTCAGAGCTGGGGATGGTATAGGACGCGAATGAAACTCTTGCAGATGCAAGTGGATCAGCGCTGTCTCACATGCCATCGCTGCGCTACCTCTCGTATGCTGATATGAAGGGGAGCAGGAGGTTGTGGTCGTTCAGCATGCCAATCAGCTTTCTGTGAGCGTTTACAACAGGCATCTGGTCTATCCTCTTCTGCGACATCGTCCGCGCGCATTCGCTCACCCTGCTGGATCTCAGCGCGGTTATCGCCTGGACCATGGCCTCCTTCACCTTCACATTCTTCAGCGTGATCTTAGATACCTGGTAGTACCTGGAGATGGCCTCCTTCTGGCTCTCCCAGCTCCACTCATCCATCTCAGGCGCAGTGTCTGCATCTGCCTTCTCCAGGGACTCCTCGACGACGCTCTTTGCTATGAGATCTCTATCTGTGATTATGCCAACCAGCTGGAGATCTGTATCGATCACGGGGCATGCCTGGACCCCGGCATACTCCATTATCGCGCCCACCACCGGCAGCGGCATCTCTGCCCATACAACGACTACATTCCGCTCGAAATATTTATCTATGGTCTCATCTATGTTGAGAGACGCGATTACCTTCACGAGATCTGCAACGCTAATGATCCCCACAAGCCTCTCGTCCTCGACCACAGGCAGACGTCTCACACGTTTCTCAACGAAGAGCTTCGCAGCATCGACCAGACGATCTTCAGGATGCACGACATATGGATTCCTGGTCATGAGCATGGCGATCTGGTCCTCCTCCGGGTTCCGGAGAAGATCTGTCCTGGTGACCATGCCGACTACAGTGCAGTTCTTGACGACAGGAACGCCAGAGACATGCCGCTCGTTCAGAACCTTCAGCACCTTATCCCTGGTGCCGGGCAGGCTCACATAAGCGACATCCCTGACCATTGCATCTCTGACCAGGATATCCAAGGATCAGCCCTCCTTTCTCTCGCCGGGCACTGTTAAAACTGGAACTCTGGAGTGCTGGACCACCTTCTCTGCAACACTTCCAAGAAGGAACCTGTCGAGGCCACTCCTCCCAACGCTTCCCATGACGAGGAGATCCACGCTGAGATCGCGAGAGAGCTTCAGGATCTCGTCAGTCGGCTTTCCCTCGACAATCCTCTTCTCGCACGGCACGCCAGCCTCAGACGCGATCGACTCAACGTATGATGTTGCATCTTCACCCTCCTTGAGGAGCATGTCCCTTATGCCAACAAGAATCATCTCATCAGGGAGGTGGCTAAGCCTGCCTGTGTCCGCCACATAGACCGCTATGACCCTGGCCCCCAGATTCCGGGCGAGCTCCACGCCGAACCTCGCGGCCCTCTCGCTCGTCACAGAGCCATCCGTCGCTATCATAATCTTCTCGATCATGCTTTCAGATCCTCAGTATTATATCAGAGGGCTCAGCCCTTCTCACGATGCTTCCCAATGGATTCAACGATCCCCTCATGTTGCGTGAGTTCCTGTCGAACACCATCACCCGCGCCTCCTTTCCGGGATCGACGGAGCCGAGCCTCTCATCCATTCCCAGTGCTCTTGCTCCATTTATCGTGCACATCATAAAAACCTGTCTGTCGTCTCTGACAAGCGCTTTTGAGAGAAGCTCCATCTCCCTGAAGATGTTGGTCGAATTTATCATAATGTTATCCGTACCCACACAGACATTGATTCCCAGAGATAGCATCGATGAGACATCAGGAAGGCCGGCGCGTGTGAAGAGGTTCGATCTGGGGCACACGACCACAGAGGCGCCAGATTCCGCAACATCCCTGAGATCGGAGCGCTCCGCTCTGGAGAGATGTATGAGAATGTCGGGGTCGAGCGCGAGCGCGCCATCTATATCATCCCTGCCGGCCTCTCCAGCGTGTATCGCGATGCGCTTTCCCTCTTTTCTTGCGATCCTCACAACCTCATCCACAAAACTCTGATCGTAATCCCTAGTGCTGCTAAGCCCGACTCCCCAGCATGCTGGATGTATATCCCATGGCGCCCTCAGAGGCCTGCCGAAGATCCTGCTCTGGATCCCCAAACCCTCGATAGCTCTGAGGAGTAGCTCCACGCCGTGAGAACCACCCTCCCTGAAATCGCCGAAGACGCAGGTCCCGGTATCTAGCATCTCTGAAACAGAGAAGCGCATCGATTCGACGAGGAGATCATCGCTCGCGCTCTCAAGAATTCTGTGCTTGAGACCGCCCGGCCCTACAAGATCCGCGAGATCCATGAACGGCGGATCCTTCGCGATGGAGTCCGCGACATGTGTGTGCGCATTGACAAATGCAGGGCATATGATTCCCTCGAGGTGGCCTCTCTCTTTGCCCTCACCGATCTCTTTTATTACGCCGTTCTCTATAACGACGTACCCATCCAGGACAACCATATCCTCGCCTGCGATCACCGTCCCGGAGAGTATCAGCTCATCCTGAAAGCCAGCATCCTCTGATGCAGAGGCGAGAGATCCCGGACCGGAATATTTGCTGATGGGCGGGGCATTCAGCTTATTAACATCCTCATCGATTCTGCGCATGATGAGACCCTATGTTCTGATCAACAGCGCAATGAGCGCCGATGGGAAGATAAGCTCTTTTCTCAGGCGACAGGTGCGCATCTCCGGGTCTGAGGACCTCCTCAGGGTGGAGAGGCTCCGCGCGGAGAGCGATGCAGTGATGGTTGGATTGGGAACTGTCATTGCAGACGACCCGACGCTCCGAGTGAAGTCTGAGGCGCTGCGATCATGGAGGCTGGAAAGAGGTGTGCCGGAGAACCCTCTCCGGATCGTGGCTGACAGCAGGGCCAGAACGCCTCCGGAAGCCAGGGTTCTGGGGCCGGGATGCATCGTGGCTGTATCGAGATATGCCCCTGAGGATAGACTCAAAGAACTCTCTGAGAGGTGCGAGATCGCGATCTGTGGGGAGGATCGCGTTGATCTCAGAGAGCTTCTGGAGATGCTGTACAGGAGGGGCGTGAGGAGGTTGATGGTCGAGGGAGGAGGCACCCTGAACTGGTCGCTCATAGAGCAGGGGCTCGTCGACGAGATTTGCGTCTTCGTGGGGCCCATGGTGATAGGGGGTCAAGATGCTCCCACGCTCGTGGACGGCAGAGGCTTCCCGGAGAACTTTCAGAGGCTGGAGCTTGAATCCGCGGAACGCATCGATGATGGTCTTCTCCTGAAATGGAGGGTGGTCAGGAGCGCATGAATCTGTCCCAGCCCTCGTGCCTCTCCTTCAGAACCCTGCATATGTCCTCGAGCATCTCAAATGGGATTCCAACAACCACATCGTTATCTGTAAGCCCGGTCTTTTTCGCGGACCCGTCACATCCAAGCGAGACGTTCACATCGCCCTTGAGGATCGGGGACGCTGTGGCATCGACGCAGAAGGACTGGATGCCAGCTGTATCAAGATTCATGCGCCCACCGCGCCTGTACAGGACGGCCTGCACTATGCGTCGGGCCTGCAGAGCATTTCCGACGAAGATGACCACGTCAGGATTCATATTCAGCTTTGAGAGAGGCGCGACAAGAGTCGCAACCGTGCTGCCAGCCGGAATCTTTGGGAGGTTCGAAACTATCCTCTGACCTACAGTTGGCGTGGCACATTTGTTCAATTTTGAGAAATACAGCTTCCCCTGAACTATATTATCCGGGAAGGCGTGCAGGCCTATACCAGCAGCTCCGCCTCTGCAGGCATGTTTATCAGACCTCGCAAACAGCACTTCGCCTCTTCGTGCGCGCTGTACCATCCCACAGTACGGCAGCGGGCTCTCTATTTCCTTAAGATCCTTCGGGATATCCTCTTCGCTCTTGAAGAGAACCACACCTACAGGCTCGCTATCGAGGCCGAGCGTGCTCTTCAGAATATCCGACATCTCAGCATAATCCATAATGACACCTCATTTGGTCTGGTTATATCATAGGATTTCTCTGTTGCGCTCTGTTGCTGGAGCATGTCCAAATACAACCAGATCGCTTCTGAGAACCAAAAGCATTGGAGTTTATGTCTGGCGTTCCAGCTCTTTATTTGGACATGTCCTGTTGATGGGAAGCGTTTCAATTAAATTCCTCTAATTGTTGAGAAGTTTATATCAAAATTAATCTCAATAAGATGTTATAAACCTGGTTATAATCTCATAAGTCAAAAATTACTTAGAAAAGTTTAAATCTTTGCAGCTAATCGTAGTAATAACCTCTCTAGAAGAGGTGGGGAAGTATGGTGTGGATCACAAAAGCGTGTTTGGGACTGGCCATCCTGCTGGTCCTATTGGCATCCCCTGTATATGGGGATGGAAATGTATCGAGCTCCGAAACGCCTGTGAGAATATCGAACGTCAGCTTCGTGGCGCCGAGTCCGGAGAGGGCGAATCTCAATGAGGAATGGGTGAAGATCGAGAACATCGGAAAGATTGATGTGGATCTCACCGGCTGGAGCATATCAGATGAACAGGAGCACACATATGTGTTCCCCGATGGATTCATCCTCCGGTCTGGTGCCAGTGTGAAGGTGCACACAGGCACTGGCAATAATACCCAGGAGGACCTCTACTGGGGAAGGAGCGTCCCTGTCTGGAACAACGATGGGGACAGTGCCACATTGCGGGATAGCTCCGGCAGCATCATCGACAGCAAGCCCTGACCAAGGGCAATATTTTTTCGCTATTGTGTGTTCAGCAACTTAGAGGACATGTAGTCCGGTTGCTGGAAGCACTCATTCATTCTCCAAGAACGCACGCCAGGGCCATTGTCTTTCCAGGGAAGTCATTATATGGATAAGAGCGTATTTTTATCGCACATAAATTCTGGTTGTGCCGACCAGCTAAAAGGAGATCAGAACAGCGGCACCACCAGCCGGCTGTTCTGAATGATGCAGGTTTTAATATGCTTTCGCTACTGTTATCACCCTGTCGTTCCTGTCTAGCACCAGCACCTCGTCTCCCGGGTTCACATCCGGATCTGCCCTGAGCACCAGCTTCGAGAAGACGCGCCCGCCCCTCGCCACGAAGGGCACTGCGTAATCGGAGACGACAACTTTTTTAGGTATGTTCGCACCACTCATGGCTTCTCACCGCTCTCTACTGTTGCAACTGCTTTGATATGAATTTTTCGATAAATAATAACAATAGATGTTATTAATAATATCACCATATCATGCGCGTGTGTGTTGAAGGCTCCTGGGCAGATCCCTTTCCGCACGTCATGGAGGTTTGCAGACGCGGCAGGGAGTGTATCCCTTCGAGCGCGCCTCTGACGGGCTGGAGAAACATATTAGGTTAACAGGGGAGATCTTCTGCGCCCACTCGCAGTCAGGGTAGTGGTATTTGTTTGACTTCACCGAGCCGACGTATGCGCACCCTCCGCCTGGCTGGAGCGAGCTGTGGTTCCACCAATCAGCCGGATTGAACTCGTTATCTGTAAAATCCCTCACAACAGCGTGGCCGCTATCAACGATCATCCTGTTGAAGTTCATCTCCGGATCCGGCGCGCCATTTTCATCCAGATAAACAACACAGATCCATCTCCCGTAGTCGTCTCTACCCTTCAGATCGTCTATGTCCAGCCAGACTGTGCGCCCGAAAAGCCAGGAGATCGTGTAGTTCGCGGCGGCCCTCCCTGCCTCTGTATCCATCTCCGGACAGTCGACATCCGCCAGCCGCACCCTGCCAAGACCTTCAACGTCGAACGTGTCTCCGTCCACCACCTTGACGACTGTCCCGTGAAACTCATCCGGTACAGAAGTAACACAGCCCACAACAAAGACGAGCAGGATGGCCATTGCTGGCTGCAGAAGCTTCACATCCCCAGATCTCGAATGGCATGATTTATTGTTTACGACGACCACTATTGTTCCGCATATGGACCTGAAATGAGCATCTTATGTGCCGGCTGAAGGCCGATCGATACGAGCGAACCGAATGGCCGATCAGGATTTAAAACCTCACTCGATTGAGATCCTGTATAGTTTGAATATCATGAACACGATGATGTGATCATGCGCGACTTTGTGATTGTGGGTCATATCGCTAAGACCACGCCGGATTTCTCCCTGGAGGATCTGCCTGGAACCTCAGGAAGGATAGATGTGCTTTGCAGATGCGTCAACTCGGCATTCATGCTCTCACATGGAATAAGAAGAGATGTCCGGTGCCATCTTATCCTCATGGGCGGGCCCGAGCCAAAGATACTTCGCTTTGATGGAAGCAGGCTCCGCCATCTGAATCCAGACGAAAGGAGCACGGCTGCCCTGATAAAGCGCGCGCTCTCCATCGATGCCAGCCCCTCCTGGAGGGAGTCCACGCCAGGCATTTACATCAGGAAAGGAGATCTCAGATCGCTGCTCGAGTCTCTGAGGGATGAGGGTCAGAGGCTGTACTACCTCAGAGAAGATGGCGCTCCCCTCAGTGAGTCAGTTTCAGATGGCGTGTTCGTACTAGGAGATCACACAGGCATGACAGGAGATGAGGAGCATCTCCTGGATTCAATGGGAGCTGAGACTGTAAGCATAGGCCCGCTGAGCCTGCACGCAGACCACTGCATAGTGATAGTAAACTGGATGTGCGATAACGCCGCTCTGAGGAGATGATCCGCTCAGGAGATATGAAGCTGTAAGCACTTCCCGGCAGTGAAACGCGGTGTCTCTCCAGCAGCCGTCTCAAGCCATACAAGGAAGGGATTAAAAGGCGGCGAATCAATACTTCCTGGGATGATCCGGACTCTTGTGGTTTACGATAGCAGATACGGCTCGACAGAGGAGGTCGCACGGACACTCTCGCTGATTCTGGGGCCTTCTGATGCTGTGAAGGTCGACGAGATCCAGCCGGAGCACAGGAGGTTCGAGCTCTTCGTTCTGGGCGCGCCTGTGTACAAGGGTGTCATCAGCCCGAAACTCTGGAACTTCGTCAGGGAGAGCCTGAGCTGGCTGCGGGAAAAGAGGATCGCGCTCTTCACCACATCCATAGACAGGAAGGATGGCGAGACAAATCTGGAAAGCCTCAAAAAGATACTGGGAGAGAGTGTACTTCTCTCGAGAGCCCTCGGGGGAAGGATGTGCGTCGAGAGGCTGAGCTCAAATGATCTCCTCGGCATGGAGTCGTTCTGCAAGAGGAAGGGCTTTCTATTCCAGGATATCGACACACTGGTCAGGGAGGAGGTTGTTGAGTTCGGCCTGGAGATCAAGCGGACAAGAGATACGATCTCTCCTAGAATGCCGGTTAACGAGCTCCGGAGGCTGATAGATGCATTTCTTGCTTCGCACAACACGTGTACACTTGCAACAGGTTATGGGTCAAGGGTCAGGGCGACGCCTCTTGAGTACCTCTACAGAAATGGCGCCATGTACATTCTGAGCGAGGGCGGGGAGAAGTTCGCGAACATCGTGCTGAACGAAAGGGTCTCGGTCGCGGTTTACGATCCGTATGAGAGCATGAGGGATGTGGCAGGGATACAGCTGACCGGCAGGGCTGGCTTCGTCGAGGAGGGCAGCGATGAGTACAGTGATGTGCTCAGGCAGAGGGGAATAAGCCAGAACATTATCTCTTCACTCCCTGTGCGGCTTTATATGATCAAAATCATGCTGGAAAGAGCCGAGCTCCTGTGCGCCAGACTGAAATCCAGAGGCTACGAGATAACGCAGATCTATGACTTCCCGGAGTTCGGGGCGGCGGGATCGAATTAGGTTTAATGTAGCTGATCTGGCCGCACCTGGCTGAAGGACGGAGGTGATGCCAGAGACCCGAACTACCTGCTCGGATGCGCCCTGGGATTCCGCGTTCTCACAAGAGGCTTCGCCAGATGTCTCCTCGCAGATGGCGGGACCTCATAGAGGCCCTCTTCGATATCTCGAGGATGCTCCACGATCTCAGCCTCCATGGATCTCGTCCTACACCTCCTGCACCTGTATCCCTTGCCGGATCCGGCAGACTCCATGCGCCTGCCGCATGCGCAGAGCGGCGGCCTGGATCTCCTCTGCCTCTCAAGAGAGATTATGTCGATCTTCTCCAGGTTCAACGTGCCGGACTTCATGGAGCCGTAGACCTCTATCAGATCTCCAGGAATCAGCGATCTGACGATCTTTCTGAAGCATTTCGTAGGCTCGAAGGCAGCACATTCGATTTTCCTCTCTCCCAGGTCGATGGGGAAGAAGACATGCCCTCCCTCGATCACGCGCGGCTCTCCAGCAACGCTGCCGCGCAGCCTATAGCTCCTGTCATCATGAAGAAGGATATCGCGATCACTCATATCTATGATGTGCGCATCTGTCCCCTGGTTTGTTACGTACATCACGCATCTCTCAGGCGCCTCAGATCTTATCATGCTGAACGCCCTTCTTATCGCTCCGGGATCATCACCGCGAATCCCGAAGAGCACAGGATCTGGCGAGTGTGGGGAGAAGACTATGCGCCTGTTCGAGTAATCCACCGTGTCCCAGGTCGCGGGATACGTCGCTCTGTCCGCATTCCATATCGAATCCTCATCGAGAGCTCTCGGCGTTCCCCAGAGCCCTCTCCGCCTGTACGCGATGAGCTCGTATGTGTGATCGTCGAACTCCGAGCCGACTGCTGCGAGCGCGCCGATGAGTCCTCGCTGATTCTTGAAGCCGCGGTGCCATATGCCCT from Methanothrix thermoacetophila PT includes the following:
- a CDS encoding tRNA(Ile)(2)-agmatinylcytidine synthase; the encoded protein is MLIVGIDDTDSERGFCTTYLAAVLIERLRASGCQTGAPRLVRLNPCARYKTRGNAAIAIPVEAEDPEEIGKLALDTLLELSDLSGRNTNPGLVIADRVTAEMRRFYRRAVTEILEIEEAKRILSSEGIWHRGFKNQRGLIGALAAVGSEFDDHTYELIAYRRRGLWGTPRALDEDSIWNADRATYPATWDTVDYSNRRIVFSPHSPDPVLFGIRGDDPGAIRRAFSMIRSEAPERCVMYVTNQGTDAHIIDMSDRDILLHDDRSYRLRGSVAGEPRVIEGGHVFFPIDLGERKIECAAFEPTKCFRKIVRSLIPGDLIEVYGSMKSGTLNLEKIDIISLERQRRSRPPLCACGRRMESAGSGKGYRCRRCRTRSMEAEIVEHPRDIEEGLYEVPPSARRHLAKPLVRTRNPRAHPSR